Within Topomyia yanbarensis strain Yona2022 chromosome 2, ASM3024719v1, whole genome shotgun sequence, the genomic segment tttgcagtcaaaaatacaattttctttttgaatatgattctaaacgccattttaaatcgaaatgctcttaacaaaaattttctaaaatgtagtagttctcgagatattttaacttttgttttaacaacacaattattttgttttaggtcgtaatttcataagttagttgcgtttctccatcaacaataatagttttttcaaaaggcccgtaaactttcctgcaactttctctttgacatcaaggcgatattatgaaacattttaaagttacatgaaaacaaccaacatatgattcagctatatagtttaatcaacagaccctatggttgaaatatattttggttgctttcatgtaactttcaaatggtttacaatatcgccctgatatcaaagagaaagttacacgaaagtttacggaccttttgaaaaacctattattgttgatggagaaacacgactaacttatgaaaaggtcgtaataaaacaaaataattgtgttgttaaaacaaaagttaaaatatctcgagaactactacattttagaaaaattttgttaagagcatttcgatttaaaatggcgttcagaatcatattcaaaaagaaaattgtatttttgactgcaaatagtaagaattataaaaaatgtcaaaagttgttgttaggaaaactttttattgaaagcttctccatgatccaaatacactaaaaaggttgtttttacgtctttaaaatgataaacattaaaattttgacattttttgatggggtaatgcgaataacttttaaaaagagcatattacacgaattaattgtttttgaagtagcaaaatttcaaatatctcgaaaactatcgcatttaggaatatttttgttaaatgcattttattttaaatggtgcttagaattatattctgtaataaaattgcaattttgtatgtcaattagtatgaaatttaaaaacatgtacgaagttattgctAGAAatacttttttaccgattttttctccatcatgcaatcacattcagaatgtttcttttctctttaggtttttggtaacaaaatacaaaaaaattaaaaaaatgggttttttcgcaatttaaatttttatcataaatttttgtttttttgaaaaacgacgcaacattttttcagtgtatattttttcggacagaagtattaattccctgtaacttgttctcagatagttttgctgtataaaatacagtaatcgaacaaaaaaaatttgaaactcatacacgtagaaacatTTACgccctttttgaaaaattactctttgCCAGAGACAAAAAAATGCCCtgagtaaaaatattattcaaattttaaatttaaatcatCCCGAAGTTGGCTAAATGTCGGACATTGGTGTCTTCGGAGCTATTCATTAACGTAACAAGCCCCTCCTTCTGATACTGAAAGTGATGTATCTTCTGAGAGCTTTTCATTGAAAcgcaattttcaaaaatatttatcaaaatgttaaaaaaaattattgttctagaccccccgatagaacatttcaaatttagtctcagatgAAAGAAGAGTATCTAAGTATTCAATTAGTAAATATTTCAgcaatactgatttttttagtctaaatattgttctaccagagacaccgtggTATCTATAAAAGGAATAGGTTTTTCCAACTGTTATGTTTTCTACGTATAATGTGTCACAGTGTGTTAGCTTGTTATTGTTCACAGCcttgattatttttaaaaaaccaAGTAAAAATATGATATTATCCATTGCCAAATAGGACCAAAATTAGGTACTGCAGTGTCTTTTGAATAAATAAtggaaattgataattttgatttccaagATAGCGGCTTCTAGTTTCCTTAAATCTCCAAAAATCATCATTATCATTGGTCAGTAGATAACGGATACTGTtgattgacgtcattttgaaattaaatcaaatgtcGGCTTCTGTAACCGGAAGAAAATCTTAGACAAAATTAGTGTCATTTACAAGGTGGTAGTTAGTAGATGGTAGAAATTGATTATTCACTCCATTTTGAATGCCTAGGTGGTTGAGAGgggattataattttttttgtttatcaaagcctttatattttgacaaccgtccaaaaaaattcaaataccaaatttcacatcatttggacaattctgaTGCATGGTCTACTCTCTATACCTCATTGCAGGAACAACATCCACCATCTGGACGGAAACTGGGGCGGCCTGGCAGATTCGTTGCGGAGTTTGCACATCTCCGGGAACTCCATCACCGAGGTGTCATTTTTCACGCACGAAGACAAACGACCCAACCACACAGTTCCCACCTTCCAGGCCTCTTCGTCGATTATTAGCGCCAAACAGCATCAACCATCGCAGCCGCAGCAGCTGACGAAACCGTTTGCCAAGCTGAAAAAACTAGTCTGGTTGGACATTAGCTCGAACAGGATCGCTCACATCAGCCCGAACACCTTCCCGAAGTCACTGGTCACGATCGATCTGTCGAAGAATATTTTGGGTCAATTTCCGGCTGCGGTACTGGAGCATTTACACGATTTGAGGATTTTATCtttgaaagataatttaatcgtAAAATTAAACGGACTGGAGCTCGGAGCGGTGAAGATTAAGTTCGAGAAGTTGGATCTCAGTGTCAACTTAATAGATGAACTCCCGTCCGGGTTGTTTAATGGAACAGTTCGGGTTAAGGCGATCAACTTCGATAAGAACTACATCCGGTCGATTCCGGCGGAAGCTTTCCGTGATTTAGGCGTTATACATATGGTACTGGCGTTTAATTTCATCGAACAGGTGGATGACGAAGCGTTTTCAACGTTGGAAAACAGCTTGGAGTATTTGGATCTGGAACGCAATCGGTTGCTAGTGGTGCCTAGTGCGATTGGTACCTTAAATAAGCTGCGGTATTTGTATTTAACATCGAATGAACTGACGGCGGTGGGTCGACTGCCAGGAACGTTGAAAGTTTTATCGCTGAGTGGCAATAATTTCACTTCAATTCCGGTGGATGGACTGGCTAATTGCACCGAACTTTCGTACCTTAACATGGGCTATAATAAAATTGCTGAAATCGAGGAAAATGATTTCGTCGGATGGGGTGCCAACCTGCAAACATTGTTGCTGAGGAACAATAAAATTACCAGCCTTAATTATGGGGCTTTCAACGGATTGGATACTATTAAAGAGATCAGTTTAAGCTTTAATGATATTCACTACGTGCATCCGAATGTGTTCGATAACATTTCCAGCACGTTGAAGATTCTTGAACTATCGTTCGGAATTTACCGTGAAGAATATCCGATGGATGCGCTGAGCGTGCTAACGGAGTTGATGTGGCTTGGACTCGATAATAACAATTTGAAACTAATTCCTGATGAGGCCCTTTCACAACTCGGCCAGCTAACGTACGTGAATTTCGCATTCAATCGTATTACTTCCCTGCCACGTACGGTGTTCCGGGCGGACATACACAAAAATCTCGTCGAGATTGATTTATCATTCAACCTGATCGAAACGTTGCACACCAACACGTTCGATAATTTGGAGCTGATTCAAATCATAAATTTGTCctcgaataaaataaaaaccatcgagaaaaacagtttttacgACCTGCCATACCTGACGTACGTGGACCTGTCCTTCAATGGCATTCAGAATGTGAGCGAATGTGCGTTCAGCTTCCTACCGGCACTGCTCAGCGTGGACCTGATGCACAACGAGCTGGGCTCGTTTTCACTGAAACTGTTCAAGCACGTCTCGAATGCCACCACCCCCATGAGGCTGAACATTAGCAACAATGCGATCGATAATTTCGACGGCGACGTCAATtcgttgctgtacgtttattcACTGGACGCCAGCAATAATATGCTACACGACCCGGCCGCCTTCCGTGCATTGGCCTACTCCCTCCGGATTCTCTATCTCAATTGGAACAATTTCAGCGCGCTCGGAAATCAcgccttcggtgatttgcagaTACTGGAGATTCTCAACCTTGCCAACAACAATATATCATCATTACGAAGGCGCAGCTTTGCCGGGCTAGTGAACCTCCAGGAATTTGATTTGAGCAACAACAAACTGGAAATGCTTCAAATTGAGCAATTTTCTCCTTTGAAAAAATTACGTCTGCTGAAGCTTGGCAATAATCGCCTCCGAGCAGTGCCACGGGATGCTTTTCTCAACACTCGAATCGAGTATTTGGATCTGTCCAACAATTTGTTCGCC encodes:
- the LOC131678422 gene encoding chaoptin-like, which gives rise to MSRTFIHNVDDETFQGLRLESLKLVDNKIQDISEKSFNFMQHSLVSLDISDNQLQGLPLDSLKNVHTLSRLVAQRNNIHHLDGNWGGLADSLRSLHISGNSITEVSFFTHEDKRPNHTVPTFQASSSIISAKQHQPSQPQQLTKPFAKLKKLVWLDISSNRIAHISPNTFPKSLVTIDLSKNILGQFPAAVLEHLHDLRILSLKDNLIVKLNGLELGAVKIKFEKLDLSVNLIDELPSGLFNGTVRVKAINFDKNYIRSIPAEAFRDLGVIHMVLAFNFIEQVDDEAFSTLENSLEYLDLERNRLLVVPSAIGTLNKLRYLYLTSNELTAVGRLPGTLKVLSLSGNNFTSIPVDGLANCTELSYLNMGYNKIAEIEENDFVGWGANLQTLLLRNNKITSLNYGAFNGLDTIKEISLSFNDIHYVHPNVFDNISSTLKILELSFGIYREEYPMDALSVLTELMWLGLDNNNLKLIPDEALSQLGQLTYVNFAFNRITSLPRTVFRADIHKNLVEIDLSFNLIETLHTNTFDNLELIQIINLSSNKIKTIEKNSFYDLPYLTYVDLSFNGIQNVSECAFSFLPALLSVDLMHNELGSFSLKLFKHVSNATTPMRLNISNNAIDNFDGDVNSLLYVYSLDASNNMLHDPAAFRALAYSLRILYLNWNNFSALGNHAFGDLQILEILNLANNNISSLRRRSFAGLVNLQEFDLSNNKLEMLQIEQFSPLKKLRLLKLGNNRLRAVPRDAFLNTRIEYLDLSNNLFAAWQATAFADIGFTLRSIQFSNNLLEFLDSYMFTSTQFLLELNLSSNQIKLIPESAFANLHNLTILDISWNPFITINFKELFLNVPRLRELNLQQTGLYRVPSLVLPQLVSLDISHNHVQEIDSLEELYYLREFYADNNKINNITNLLRNLPQALRVLDISRNPIRKISFHDFGLTRRLEELYIEDIKIANPDIFIKLHSLKKLRINSQHNFSELVSKLRGLQELYVNVFEEHIGDDMFTAKMHTITKLNLLEITGRRLVSIHHKAFVGLARNHDLKLRIRNTLVNDLPPGIFYALKYIPKLSIDLSDNMLVALAPDSFYPNASSWDAVGTRSVTGGMDISNNPLQCDCGLVWLGHWLRRWLRETAQVNLIPKDEMKQMMRRAKRSTCTDPLTGRRLPFLEIFPEDLLCHASALSSLALKLRFRFMLICLNVLLIAVHKSRILIF